The following proteins are co-located in the Sulfurospirillum deleyianum DSM 6946 genome:
- a CDS encoding M23 family metallopeptidase, producing MKRKGQASIAALVLGLMFLIGVGGVVYMFTSDTFEREAPQIALAKEIEWNLKEPLKIQVGDTSGISFVEAALFDGEKSVVVDTKEFKEKQQVVDINVSFPKMGLNPNQKVFELTIKAIDQSKWNFFAGNTAEVKAVIKVDTKRPEVNIINNSYKITKGGVATVVFRAYDEAMKSLYIETNFGKKFYPTPFYKEGYYVSFVAWPTVIENFSASIVAVDRAGNISRFNIPYFLQDKKYRTSTIALQDRFLEGKISDLIAEVAPAQSSLSSLEKFKYVNEDMRKGNEEEILKATSNVPVEIIKDFRLKPFYPLRNGQVVASFGDHRFYEYNKQPVSESFHLGLDFASNAQAPMQTSNDGIVVFARENGIYGNNIIIAHGLGVYSLYGHCSSYMVKEGDSVKAGETIAKTGVTGLALGDHLHFGMYVQGVDVRPEEWMDEVWLKESVYSVMDASKKMIER from the coding sequence ATGAAACGAAAAGGACAAGCTTCTATTGCAGCGTTGGTTTTAGGTCTTATGTTTTTAATCGGTGTCGGTGGAGTGGTTTATATGTTTACTTCAGATACTTTTGAGAGAGAGGCTCCTCAAATTGCTTTGGCTAAAGAGATTGAGTGGAATTTAAAAGAGCCTTTAAAAATTCAAGTTGGTGATACAAGTGGTATTTCATTTGTTGAAGCCGCTTTGTTTGATGGGGAAAAAAGTGTTGTAGTGGATACCAAAGAGTTTAAAGAGAAGCAACAGGTTGTAGATATCAATGTTAGTTTTCCTAAAATGGGACTTAACCCTAATCAAAAAGTGTTTGAATTGACGATTAAAGCGATTGATCAGAGTAAGTGGAATTTCTTTGCAGGCAATACGGCTGAGGTAAAGGCTGTGATTAAAGTAGATACCAAACGACCAGAAGTAAATATTATTAACAATTCATATAAAATTACTAAAGGAGGCGTTGCAACTGTCGTTTTTAGAGCATACGATGAGGCAATGAAATCTTTATATATCGAGACAAATTTTGGAAAGAAATTTTATCCCACACCATTTTATAAAGAGGGGTATTATGTCTCTTTTGTAGCATGGCCTACCGTGATTGAAAATTTTAGCGCTTCTATTGTCGCAGTCGATAGAGCAGGTAATATCAGCAGATTTAATATCCCTTATTTTTTACAAGATAAAAAATATAGAACATCTACTATTGCCTTACAAGATCGTTTTTTAGAGGGAAAAATTTCGGACTTGATTGCAGAAGTTGCTCCTGCACAATCCTCCCTTTCATCTTTAGAAAAATTTAAATATGTGAATGAAGATATGCGTAAAGGCAATGAAGAAGAAATTTTAAAAGCAACCTCTAATGTGCCTGTTGAAATCATTAAAGATTTTCGTTTGAAGCCTTTTTATCCTCTTAGAAATGGTCAGGTTGTAGCAAGTTTTGGAGATCATCGTTTTTATGAATACAATAAACAACCTGTGAGTGAATCTTTTCACTTAGGTCTTGATTTTGCGAGTAATGCACAAGCCCCTATGCAAACCTCTAACGACGGTATCGTTGTGTTCGCCCGTGAAAATGGCATTTATGGTAATAATATTATTATTGCGCATGGATTAGGTGTCTATTCATTGTATGGACACTGTTCGAGCTATATGGTGAAAGAAGGGGATAGTGTTAAAGCAGGAGAGACGATTGCTAAGACAGGCGTGACAGGGTTGGCTTTAGGAGATCACTTACACTTTGGTATGTATGTTCAAGGAGTGGATGTTAGACCTGAAGAGTGGATGGATGAAGTGTGGTTAAAAGAGAGTGTGTATAGCGTTATGGATGCTTCAAAGAAGATGATTGAACGATGA
- the infB gene encoding translation initiation factor IF-2 has product MDKVRITEIAKELGMKSKDIIEKAVDMGLDVKAPSSSIDPEDAEKLMNYVLTGENTQASKPFSSVKAPEVKKADVVEKVEKVEKAVIIETPVAEKVTTPKTKTLKEKELEGVQTVDTSMKDESQKGDSLLMDDEVDTEEKNDPTNVRKRRGLVIVKKKRPEVVEPVVEEKSFSHTSYGSSEREVSRSIESMFSSPINQEAQKKKKKIKKVPAEKKSNAEKLDIALNIEMADTNIDIEDDDMIVLPDLNAGITVNEEVKKKKQIDPTQIRTTKKTNFVMQGIQRVGRKKRRRNVTTQEAEAISAIEIPEEIRVYEFAEKINKPVGEVIKELFSLGVMFTKNDFLDKDSIEILADTFGINVTTVNDQESFDYVKAYDEEGEASEQNLVERAPVITIMGHVDHGKTSLLDYIRSAKVAAGEAGGITQHVGAYMVEKNGRNITFIDTPGHEAFTEMRSRGAKVTDIVIVVVAADDGVKPQTKEAVEHAKAAGVPIIIAVNKMDKESANPDLVKAQLAELGITPIDWGGEHEFVPVSAKTGMGIEDLLETILLQADVLELKADPSRDVKATVIESSLEKGRGPVATVVVQDGTMRVGDIVVAGIAFGKVKALLNDRGIAVKEALPGEPVVVLGLSEVPGAGETLINVKSDKIAREYAKKKAEYLRQKELSKSTKVSLDELSDMIAEGALKTLPVIIKADVQGSLEAIKGSLEKIRNAETKVNIVSAGIGGITESDVALASASSNCIILGFHVRPTGIVKEKAKSSGVEIKTYNIIYDLIDDVTSLVTGLMAPVIREENIGQAMVREVFAVPKLGHIAGCIVTDGTINRGVKIRVIRDGVIIYEGSVSSLKRFKDDVKEVGKGYECGVGIEGYTDIKVGDYIESFKEVEEKAKL; this is encoded by the coding sequence ATGGATAAGGTTCGCATAACCGAGATAGCAAAAGAATTAGGCATGAAAAGTAAGGATATTATTGAAAAAGCAGTTGATATGGGGCTAGATGTTAAAGCACCTTCAAGCTCAATAGATCCAGAAGATGCTGAAAAACTCATGAATTATGTATTGACTGGAGAGAATACACAAGCAAGTAAACCTTTCTCTTCCGTAAAAGCTCCAGAAGTAAAGAAAGCAGATGTTGTCGAAAAAGTTGAAAAAGTCGAGAAAGCTGTTATTATCGAAACACCTGTTGCTGAAAAAGTCACTACTCCTAAAACAAAGACATTGAAAGAAAAAGAGCTAGAGGGTGTCCAAACAGTAGATACTTCTATGAAAGATGAGAGTCAAAAAGGGGATTCCCTTTTAATGGATGATGAAGTAGACACTGAAGAGAAGAATGACCCTACTAACGTAAGAAAACGCAGAGGTTTGGTTATTGTTAAAAAGAAAAGACCTGAAGTGGTAGAGCCTGTTGTTGAAGAAAAAAGTTTTAGTCACACTTCTTATGGTAGTTCTGAAAGAGAGGTTTCTCGTAGTATAGAGTCTATGTTCTCTTCTCCTATAAATCAAGAAGCACAAAAGAAAAAGAAGAAAATTAAAAAAGTACCAGCAGAGAAAAAATCAAATGCTGAGAAGCTTGATATTGCACTTAATATTGAAATGGCTGATACCAATATTGATATAGAAGATGATGATATGATTGTGCTTCCTGATTTAAATGCAGGTATCACAGTCAATGAAGAAGTCAAAAAGAAAAAACAGATTGACCCCACACAAATTCGCACAACGAAGAAAACCAATTTTGTGATGCAAGGTATTCAAAGAGTTGGACGTAAAAAAAGACGTCGTAATGTGACGACTCAAGAAGCAGAAGCGATTAGTGCGATTGAAATTCCTGAAGAGATTCGTGTGTATGAGTTTGCGGAGAAAATTAACAAGCCTGTGGGCGAAGTGATTAAAGAGCTTTTCTCTTTAGGTGTTATGTTTACGAAAAACGACTTTTTAGATAAAGATTCCATTGAAATTTTGGCCGATACGTTTGGTATTAATGTGACAACTGTAAATGATCAAGAATCATTTGACTATGTCAAAGCGTACGACGAAGAGGGCGAAGCAAGTGAGCAAAACCTCGTAGAACGTGCACCTGTTATTACCATTATGGGTCACGTTGATCATGGTAAAACGTCATTGCTTGATTACATTCGAAGTGCAAAAGTCGCTGCGGGTGAAGCGGGTGGTATTACCCAGCACGTGGGTGCTTATATGGTCGAGAAAAATGGTCGCAATATTACCTTTATCGATACCCCAGGTCACGAGGCCTTTACAGAGATGCGTTCTCGTGGAGCGAAAGTAACGGATATTGTTATTGTGGTTGTGGCTGCAGATGATGGTGTAAAACCTCAAACCAAAGAGGCTGTTGAACATGCTAAGGCAGCGGGAGTTCCTATTATCATTGCTGTGAATAAAATGGATAAAGAATCTGCGAATCCAGATTTGGTGAAGGCACAACTTGCAGAACTTGGCATTACACCGATTGATTGGGGTGGAGAGCATGAGTTTGTTCCTGTTTCTGCTAAGACGGGTATGGGGATTGAAGATTTACTCGAAACCATTTTATTGCAAGCAGATGTATTAGAACTCAAAGCAGATCCTAGTCGTGATGTTAAAGCAACTGTTATTGAAAGCTCTCTTGAAAAAGGTCGTGGTCCTGTGGCAACCGTTGTTGTACAAGATGGTACGATGCGAGTCGGTGACATTGTTGTTGCTGGAATTGCATTTGGTAAGGTCAAAGCGCTCCTTAATGACAGAGGCATTGCGGTAAAAGAAGCCCTTCCTGGGGAGCCTGTGGTTGTTTTGGGTCTGAGTGAAGTTCCAGGTGCTGGTGAGACACTTATTAACGTGAAGAGTGATAAAATTGCACGTGAGTATGCAAAGAAAAAAGCAGAATATTTACGCCAAAAAGAGCTTTCAAAATCAACCAAAGTGAGTCTTGATGAGCTGAGCGATATGATTGCAGAGGGGGCACTTAAAACCTTGCCTGTTATCATTAAAGCCGATGTTCAAGGAAGTTTAGAGGCGATTAAAGGCAGTTTGGAAAAAATTAGAAACGCTGAAACAAAAGTTAATATTGTAAGTGCAGGTATTGGTGGAATTACTGAGAGTGATGTGGCACTTGCTAGTGCGAGTTCAAACTGTATCATTTTAGGTTTCCATGTACGTCCAACAGGGATTGTAAAAGAGAAGGCAAAAAGCTCAGGCGTTGAGATTAAAACCTATAATATCATTTATGATTTGATTGATGATGTAACAAGTCTTGTTACCGGGCTTATGGCGCCAGTCATTCGTGAGGAAAATATTGGTCAAGCGATGGTTAGAGAAGTGTTTGCCGTGCCAAAATTAGGTCATATTGCAGGGTGTATCGTAACGGATGGTACCATTAATCGTGGTGTAAAAATCAGGGTTATTCGTGATGGTGTGATTATTTATGAAGGTAGTGTCTCCTCTCTTAAACGTTTCAAAGATGATGTCAAAGAAGTGGGCAAAGGATACGAGTGTGGTGTGGGCATTGAAGGCTACACCGATATTAAAGTAGGCGATTATATCGAAAGCTTTAAAGAGGTTGAAGAAAAAGCAAAATTATGA
- the lpxC gene encoding UDP-3-O-acyl-N-acetylglucosamine deacetylase: MKQTTLAKAVSGIGIGLHKGEPIKIRLEPLEANSGIVFYRSDVGLSVQALPQNVVNTQMATVIGHSNYAISTIEHLLSAVYAYGIDNIRIVVDGAEVPVMDGSSASFCMMLDEAGIRKLEAPKRLLIIKKEVEVSEGNKFVRVTPSLKPTYHFMIDFNHPSIGKQEYSFEFSKRHFIEEIAKARTFGFLKDVQMLRSRGLALGGSLDNAVVMDETKILNPEGLRFSNEFVRHKILDAIGDLSLLGAPFLGDYSSHAGSHNLNHELTKAILRDPSNYEIKTLSTEKTYDFERVYA, translated from the coding sequence GTGAAACAAACCACATTAGCAAAAGCGGTCAGTGGTATTGGGATAGGTTTACATAAGGGTGAACCTATTAAGATACGATTGGAACCTTTAGAAGCAAACAGTGGCATTGTTTTTTATCGAAGTGATGTTGGTTTGAGTGTTCAGGCATTGCCACAAAACGTTGTCAATACACAAATGGCGACGGTTATTGGTCATTCAAATTATGCCATTTCAACGATTGAACATCTCCTCTCTGCGGTGTATGCCTATGGCATTGATAATATACGTATTGTCGTTGATGGTGCGGAAGTTCCCGTAATGGATGGAAGTAGTGCGAGTTTTTGTATGATGTTAGATGAAGCAGGTATTCGCAAACTTGAGGCACCAAAGCGTTTATTGATTATTAAAAAAGAGGTAGAAGTCAGCGAAGGCAATAAATTTGTGCGTGTCACACCTAGTTTAAAGCCAACGTATCATTTTATGATTGATTTTAATCACCCTTCGATAGGAAAGCAAGAGTATAGCTTTGAGTTTAGTAAACGCCATTTTATTGAAGAGATAGCCAAAGCACGTACATTTGGTTTTTTAAAAGATGTACAAATGTTACGTTCTCGTGGACTTGCTTTAGGTGGTTCGTTAGATAATGCTGTGGTCATGGATGAAACAAAAATTTTAAATCCTGAGGGACTACGTTTTTCAAATGAGTTTGTACGCCATAAAATTTTAGATGCTATTGGTGATTTATCACTTTTAGGCGCTCCATTTTTAGGTGATTATAGTTCGCATGCGGGAAGCCATAATTTGAATCATGAGTTGACAAAAGCTATTTTACGAGATCCTAGCAATTATGAAATTAAAACATTAAGCACTGAAAAAACATATGATTTTGAGAGGGTCTACGCATAA
- the nadC gene encoding carboxylating nicotinate-nucleotide diphosphorylase: protein MIKDFVQKALEEDVGRGDLFDLVGKNSLASAKIICKDEGVFAGKAYVQALCKMNYLEIVFHVNDGERVHKADVIACVEGESKAMLRCERTLLNMMQHASGIATNVAAYKNVLEGYALKLLDTRKTRPHLRVFEKYAIRCGGGNNHRMGLDDCLMIKDTHLQTIDDLREFMQEARAKIPFTCKVEIECEDVAFAQFAMQCGADIIMCDNMSHEDIQRVVAYRNSHFKHVLLEASGNITQENLLAYAKTGVDAISSGSLIHQARWLDFSMKITHKTLL, encoded by the coding sequence ATGATAAAAGATTTTGTTCAAAAAGCGCTTGAAGAGGATGTGGGTCGAGGTGATTTGTTTGATTTAGTGGGCAAAAATAGTTTAGCGAGTGCTAAGATTATTTGCAAGGATGAAGGTGTTTTTGCGGGTAAAGCGTATGTCCAAGCGTTGTGTAAAATGAATTACCTAGAAATTGTTTTTCATGTCAATGATGGGGAGCGTGTGCATAAAGCAGATGTGATTGCGTGCGTTGAAGGTGAGTCAAAAGCGATGTTACGGTGTGAGAGAACACTCTTAAATATGATGCAACATGCCAGTGGCATAGCTACGAATGTGGCAGCGTATAAAAACGTTTTAGAAGGATATGCTCTTAAATTATTAGATACACGAAAAACCAGACCTCATTTGCGTGTGTTTGAAAAATATGCGATTCGTTGTGGCGGTGGAAATAACCATCGTATGGGATTGGATGATTGTTTGATGATTAAAGATACGCATTTGCAAACCATCGATGATTTAAGAGAATTTATGCAAGAAGCACGCGCAAAAATTCCTTTTACATGTAAAGTGGAAATTGAGTGTGAAGATGTTGCCTTTGCGCAGTTTGCAATGCAGTGTGGTGCGGATATTATCATGTGTGATAACATGTCTCATGAGGATATTCAGCGTGTTGTTGCGTATAGAAATAGCCATTTTAAACATGTTCTTTTGGAAGCCAGTGGAAATATTACGCAAGAAAATCTCTTAGCTTATGCCAAAACAGGCGTGGATGCGATTAGCAGTGGCAGTTTGATTCATCAAGCGAGATGGCTTGATTTTTCAATGAAAATTACCCATAAAACGCTTCTATAA
- the rbfA gene encoding 30S ribosome-binding factor RbfA: protein MMDKSIKIQRTQSILKELIPEALSTLEDEMLRGVCVIDVECSRGKYDAIVYLDGSVYDEAEKRYILSHLDRVQRHIQTHCMQAEGWFRCPHFRFRFDDSLERQNKMDTLFARVAEELAKGKKSDD from the coding sequence ATGATGGATAAAAGTATAAAAATCCAACGTACGCAGAGTATTTTAAAAGAGCTGATTCCTGAAGCACTCAGTACCCTTGAAGATGAGATGCTTCGAGGGGTTTGTGTCATTGATGTGGAATGCAGTCGTGGAAAATACGATGCGATTGTCTATTTAGATGGTTCTGTGTATGATGAAGCTGAGAAGCGTTATATCCTTTCTCATTTAGACCGTGTACAACGTCATATTCAAACCCATTGTATGCAAGCAGAGGGTTGGTTTCGCTGCCCTCATTTTCGTTTTCGTTTTGATGATAGTTTAGAGCGTCAAAATAAAATGGATACTTTGTTTGCAAGAGTAGCAGAAGAGTTAGCAAAAGGAAAGAAGAGCGATGATTGA
- the minC gene encoding septum site-determining protein MinC, producing MKVTQKNIRVFHITIDDEALFLEYFRKNSPLLREFFLLIEGTITKNIAFVLEQSGVCYKDINQCSIRFGGIKKESSVLDETSQKSPQNEEKSIASTLVQKLKLFDRPIRSGEEIIESVPIVIFGRVNSGAKVFSEESISIYGIIDGLVQCDGEYIVLNGISPRGHLIFNGEIVDRDTLKQNVLQKIVMRDNVIEIKEIV from the coding sequence ATGAAAGTAACACAAAAAAACATACGAGTGTTTCATATTACGATTGATGATGAAGCACTTTTTTTAGAGTATTTTAGAAAAAATAGCCCTTTGCTAAGGGAATTCTTTTTGCTTATTGAAGGTACGATTACAAAAAATATTGCCTTTGTGTTGGAACAAAGCGGTGTATGTTATAAAGATATTAATCAATGTTCTATCCGTTTTGGAGGCATTAAAAAAGAGTCTTCGGTTTTAGATGAGACATCCCAAAAATCACCTCAGAATGAGGAAAAGAGCATAGCTTCTACCCTTGTACAAAAGCTTAAGCTTTTTGATCGTCCTATTCGTTCAGGTGAAGAGATTATTGAGAGTGTGCCTATTGTTATTTTTGGGCGTGTCAATAGTGGTGCTAAAGTTTTTTCTGAAGAGAGTATCAGTATTTATGGTATCATAGACGGATTAGTCCAATGTGATGGCGAGTATATTGTATTAAATGGTATTAGTCCAAGGGGTCACCTTATTTTTAATGGTGAAATTGTTGATAGAGATACCTTGAAACAAAACGTACTTCAAAAGATAGTGATGCGAGATAATGTAATTGAAATAAAGGAAATAGTGTGA
- the nadA gene encoding quinolinate synthase NadA has protein sequence MKEEILKLKEALHVSIVAHFYQKDEVFELADYVGDSLQLAQWAAKDANPYLIFCGVGFMGQSVKILAPEKRVMMPKIACCAMARMIDVEYFDQNVALLEQSGIAKEAILPVTYINSSAEVKAAVGKMGGYVCTSANAKKIITKALESGKKILFVPDRCLGQNIAKEMGLKSCVVGDGSDPKEAAIICYNGFCSVHQLFDVEDIAFYRAKYPDILIATHPECKPEVCEQSDFVGSTSQIIAYVKQLPLEQKVAIGTEYNMIQRLRKENTYVLSSTKPECPTMNETTLQDVYHTLLSIQKGRFENEMHISEETRKWAYEALNRMFEL, from the coding sequence ATGAAAGAAGAGATTTTAAAGCTTAAAGAAGCGTTACATGTAAGTATTGTTGCACACTTTTATCAAAAAGATGAGGTGTTTGAATTAGCTGATTATGTGGGAGATTCCTTACAACTTGCGCAGTGGGCAGCCAAAGATGCCAATCCGTATTTAATTTTTTGTGGCGTAGGATTTATGGGGCAGAGTGTGAAAATTTTAGCGCCCGAAAAACGGGTTATGATGCCAAAAATTGCCTGTTGTGCGATGGCAAGAATGATTGATGTGGAGTATTTTGACCAAAATGTGGCACTTTTGGAACAATCAGGCATTGCAAAAGAAGCTATTTTACCTGTGACCTACATCAACTCTTCGGCTGAAGTGAAGGCTGCTGTGGGAAAAATGGGTGGCTATGTCTGTACCAGCGCTAATGCAAAGAAAATTATTACCAAAGCGTTAGAGAGTGGGAAGAAGATTTTATTTGTACCAGATCGTTGTTTGGGACAAAATATCGCCAAAGAGATGGGGTTGAAATCGTGTGTTGTGGGCGATGGAAGTGATCCTAAAGAGGCTGCTATTATCTGTTACAATGGCTTTTGTTCCGTGCATCAACTTTTTGATGTGGAAGATATCGCTTTTTATCGTGCCAAATATCCTGATATTTTAATTGCCACACATCCTGAATGCAAACCTGAAGTGTGTGAACAGTCTGATTTTGTGGGCTCTACCAGTCAGATTATCGCTTACGTTAAACAACTTCCCTTAGAGCAAAAAGTAGCGATTGGTACTGAGTATAATATGATTCAGCGATTGCGTAAAGAGAACACGTATGTACTCTCTTCCACCAAGCCTGAGTGCCCAACGATGAATGAAACCACGCTTCAAGACGTCTATCACACACTTCTTAGCATTCAAAAAGGACGTTTTGAAAATGAGATGCACATTTCTGAAGAGACACGAAAATGGGCTTATGAAGCACTCAATAGGATGTTTGAACTATGA
- a CDS encoding DHH family phosphoesterase, translating to MYQQAWKRMLEAEHSVIVSHVHPDGDTLGSALALYDALVRAGKKVTLYNVSKELPACYDFLPGFSKIKHELPKAFDLVISCDCATFERLKIPHGEYEIVNIDHHVTNRYFGKINVVIDHFSSAGMVVYELLKANAVTLTPACAICLYTAIADDTGFFLYGDMDELTFAIVSQLVKCGANPKEIASKVKRREPLSKIRLYGYMLNHFDLHENGTVATIIFDKATLEATGAKRHDTKNIVNMLRSIAHVTIAIMILEEKEGGYKVSLRSKDLNVAKIALEYQGGGHKTAAGFEVSGYDPKILRDEIVEKIKRIQRV from the coding sequence ATGTATCAACAGGCATGGAAACGGATGTTAGAAGCCGAGCACAGTGTGATTGTTTCGCATGTTCATCCTGATGGAGATACGCTAGGCAGTGCTTTGGCACTTTATGACGCCTTAGTGCGTGCTGGTAAAAAAGTAACCTTATACAACGTATCCAAAGAGCTTCCTGCATGTTATGACTTTTTACCTGGTTTTTCGAAAATCAAACATGAATTACCTAAGGCATTTGATTTGGTGATCAGTTGTGATTGTGCAACATTTGAACGATTAAAAATTCCTCATGGGGAGTATGAAATTGTCAATATTGATCATCATGTGACCAATCGCTATTTTGGTAAGATTAATGTGGTTATTGATCATTTTAGTAGTGCTGGGATGGTCGTATATGAGCTTTTAAAAGCCAATGCCGTTACGTTAACTCCTGCATGTGCCATATGTCTTTATACGGCTATTGCGGATGATACAGGTTTTTTTCTGTATGGTGATATGGACGAATTGACATTTGCGATTGTTTCACAATTAGTCAAGTGTGGAGCTAACCCAAAGGAGATTGCCTCTAAGGTTAAACGAAGAGAACCTCTTTCCAAAATACGTTTGTATGGGTATATGCTCAACCATTTTGACTTGCACGAGAATGGTACGGTTGCTACGATTATTTTTGACAAAGCAACCCTAGAAGCCACAGGCGCAAAACGACACGATACAAAAAATATTGTCAATATGCTTCGTAGCATTGCACATGTTACGATAGCCATTATGATTTTAGAAGAAAAAGAGGGTGGATACAAAGTTTCATTGCGTAGCAAGGATCTTAATGTTGCCAAAATTGCGTTAGAGTATCAAGGTGGTGGTCACAAAACAGCCGCTGGATTTGAGGTATCAGGATATGATCCTAAGATACTTCGAGATGAAATTGTAGAAAAGATAAAAAGGATTCAAAGAGTATGA
- the thrB gene encoding homoserine kinase: protein MNIKIPATSANLGPGFDCLGLAIALYNEVCIKPSTYQSISIKGEGEENVKLKKNNIFVSIFYDVYQELVGKKDFFRFEFYNAIPFSRGMGSSSAVIVGAIASAYEMAGIKVSRETILNKAILYETHPDNIAPAVYGGFTSSVVENGKVRTLKKELDATLKAVMVIPDRPMSTAQSRTLLPKSYLMKNVVYNLSRSSLLTAAFFSENWDYLRVASRDCMHENRRMRQMKELFDVRDMALKNGALMSTLSGSGSSFFNLVLDENVDRVAMALKSHFEMFRVEIFDLDNHGFQILKS from the coding sequence TTGAATATTAAGATACCTGCAACCAGTGCCAATTTAGGACCAGGATTTGATTGTTTAGGTCTTGCTATCGCCCTCTATAATGAAGTGTGTATTAAACCCTCAACGTATCAAAGTATCTCTATTAAAGGTGAGGGAGAAGAAAACGTTAAATTGAAAAAAAATAATATTTTTGTCTCTATTTTTTATGATGTCTATCAAGAATTGGTAGGGAAAAAAGATTTTTTTCGTTTTGAGTTTTATAACGCTATTCCATTTTCCAGAGGTATGGGAAGTAGTTCAGCTGTTATTGTGGGTGCGATTGCTAGTGCCTATGAAATGGCAGGTATCAAGGTAAGTCGAGAAACGATTTTAAACAAAGCCATTCTTTATGAGACCCATCCTGATAATATTGCACCTGCAGTGTATGGTGGATTTACAAGCTCTGTTGTGGAAAACGGCAAAGTAAGAACATTGAAAAAAGAGCTTGACGCAACACTCAAGGCCGTGATGGTTATCCCCGATCGTCCAATGTCTACAGCACAATCAAGAACCCTATTGCCAAAATCGTATTTGATGAAAAATGTGGTTTATAATCTCTCTAGGTCTTCTTTATTAACAGCGGCATTTTTTAGTGAAAATTGGGATTACTTACGCGTAGCATCCCGTGATTGTATGCATGAAAATCGTCGTATGAGACAGATGAAAGAGTTGTTTGATGTACGTGATATGGCTCTTAAAAATGGCGCATTAATGAGTACGCTCTCAGGAAGTGGTTCTTCGTTTTTTAATTTGGTTCTTGATGAAAATGTTGATAGAGTAGCAATGGCGTTAAAGAGCCATTTTGAAATGTTTAGAGTTGAAATCTTTGACTTAGATAATCATGGATTTCAAATTTTAAAAAGCTGA
- the flhB gene encoding flagellar biosynthesis protein FlhB, whose translation MADDQEKTEEATSKKIEDARKEGNVPKSQDMSAFVTLVVALGAFLAWLSFIESRIIYLYHYYQSLIGTEITKEVTFQISLISLREVVFMVIPLALAVAIAGILANVMQTGFLFTTKPLMPNFGKLDPIKGFKNLFSLKKLIETVKTLLKVSVVMGISYFFLWSFTKELPTVIYFPLPDQMAWLKEKMLILAAVILIILLVLALADLMLVRFNYFKELRMSKQEVKDEYKQMEGDPKIKAKIRQIQMQMTRKRMMQEIPGADVVITNPTHYAVAIRYHQDKEAAPKVIAKGTDLVALRIKEIALNHHIQIVENPPLARELYKKCNIGELIPENLYKAVAEVLAFVYKSSKKSYP comes from the coding sequence GTGGCAGATGATCAAGAAAAGACCGAAGAAGCCACCTCCAAAAAGATAGAGGATGCCAGAAAAGAGGGGAATGTTCCTAAAAGCCAAGATATGAGCGCTTTTGTGACATTGGTTGTTGCCTTAGGCGCTTTTTTGGCATGGCTCTCTTTTATTGAATCACGCATTATTTACCTGTACCACTATTATCAATCGCTTATTGGAACAGAAATCACTAAAGAAGTGACGTTTCAAATTTCATTGATTTCATTGCGAGAAGTTGTTTTCATGGTGATCCCTTTGGCTTTAGCCGTAGCGATTGCTGGTATTTTAGCCAATGTTATGCAAACGGGATTTTTATTTACAACCAAACCTTTGATGCCTAATTTTGGTAAATTAGACCCCATCAAAGGATTTAAAAATCTTTTTTCACTGAAAAAATTGATAGAAACGGTTAAAACACTTTTAAAAGTCAGTGTTGTGATGGGAATTTCTTATTTTTTCTTGTGGTCGTTTACAAAAGAGTTGCCAACGGTCATCTATTTTCCTCTTCCTGACCAAATGGCATGGCTTAAAGAAAAAATGCTGATTTTAGCAGCTGTTATTTTAATCATTTTGTTGGTTTTGGCCTTAGCTGACTTAATGCTCGTACGCTTTAACTACTTTAAAGAGTTACGTATGAGTAAACAAGAGGTGAAAGACGAATATAAACAGATGGAAGGTGATCCTAAAATTAAAGCAAAAATTCGTCAAATACAGATGCAAATGACACGTAAGCGTATGATGCAAGAGATACCTGGTGCGGATGTAGTGATTACCAATCCCACCCATTATGCGGTGGCTATTCGTTACCATCAAGATAAAGAAGCTGCGCCAAAAGTGATCGCTAAGGGGACAGATTTGGTTGCACTACGTATCAAAGAAATTGCCTTGAACCATCATATTCAAATTGTTGAAAATCCTCCCTTAGCCAGAGAGCTTTATAAAAAATGCAATATAGGTGAACTGATTCCTGAAAACTTGTATAAAGCTGTTGCCGAAGTTTTAGCTTTTGTCTATAAAAGCTCCAAAAAGTCCTACCCTTAA